In the genome of Candidatus Poribacteria bacterium, one region contains:
- a CDS encoding DUF839 domain-containing protein — translation MTSIRQVSARKQHRNKLSRRQFLRYGTLSAASAAVSLGFLGCGNALIQKVPGFRPEPPYEFTPTPNRLLDLPEGFTAHAFSRTGEMMDDGLWVPGGHDGMAAYPGPNGKTLLVRNHELTATAKNVGPFGWNNEKLERAALDNLYDAGSGELPCLGGTTTLVYDTRTQTLEKHFLSLIGTIRNCAGGLTPWNTWITCEETMQKAEETYEVDHGYNFEVPVSPDIGLADPIPLKAMGRFNHEAVAVDPKTGIVYQTEDRGDSLIYRFIPDSFNGRTAELAAGGKLQALKIRDMKSADTRNWRGRLQKVFPWTYTPIPVGETFAVEWVDIENVESPDDDLRIQGAEGKDAAKFARGEGIWYGSNQEHGEFYIACTNGGIAYKGQIWKYMPSPHEGTSREAQEPGTLQLFVEPNDRNLMENADNLTVTPWGDLIICEDGPEEEFLIGITPEGHLYKFARNAGNMSELAGATFSPDGTTLFVNIQSHGITLAITGPWHEIRQRPLV, via the coding sequence ATGACTTCTATACGGCAAGTTTCTGCTCGCAAGCAGCACAGAAATAAACTCTCTCGACGACAATTTCTACGGTATGGCACGCTCTCGGCTGCATCGGCAGCAGTCAGTCTCGGATTTTTAGGGTGTGGCAATGCATTAATTCAAAAGGTGCCGGGTTTTAGACCTGAGCCGCCCTATGAGTTCACGCCAACCCCAAATCGCTTGCTTGACCTCCCAGAAGGGTTTACCGCACACGCTTTTTCGAGAACAGGTGAAATGATGGACGATGGACTCTGGGTGCCGGGTGGACACGATGGTATGGCAGCTTATCCGGGGCCTAACGGCAAGACGCTCCTCGTCCGAAACCACGAATTGACCGCCACTGCCAAAAACGTCGGTCCCTTTGGATGGAATAACGAGAAACTTGAACGGGCTGCCCTTGATAACTTATATGACGCTGGATCCGGTGAATTACCTTGCCTCGGAGGAACAACGACACTTGTCTATGACACGCGGACACAGACGCTGGAGAAACACTTCCTAAGTCTAATCGGGACGATCCGGAACTGTGCGGGTGGCTTAACGCCTTGGAACACGTGGATAACCTGTGAAGAGACCATGCAGAAGGCAGAGGAGACCTACGAGGTGGACCACGGTTATAATTTTGAGGTACCTGTTTCTCCTGACATAGGATTAGCGGATCCGATCCCATTGAAAGCGATGGGACGTTTTAACCATGAGGCAGTCGCTGTCGATCCGAAAACTGGGATTGTCTATCAAACGGAAGACAGAGGTGATAGTTTAATCTATCGGTTTATCCCAGATAGTTTTAATGGCAGGACGGCTGAACTCGCTGCAGGTGGTAAACTTCAGGCACTGAAAATTCGGGATATGAAAAGCGCAGATACCCGTAACTGGCGCGGTCGATTGCAGAAGGTCTTCCCGTGGACCTACACCCCGATCCCAGTCGGAGAAACATTCGCAGTCGAATGGGTGGATATTGAGAATGTGGAATCGCCGGATGACGACCTTCGTATACAGGGTGCTGAAGGTAAAGATGCGGCGAAGTTCGCACGCGGCGAAGGGATTTGGTACGGCAGCAATCAAGAACACGGAGAATTCTATATTGCCTGTACGAATGGCGGTATTGCATACAAAGGGCAGATCTGGAAATACATGCCGAGTCCGCATGAAGGGACAAGCCGCGAGGCACAGGAACCCGGCACCCTTCAACTTTTCGTTGAGCCGAACGACAGGAATCTCATGGAAAATGCCGATAACCTGACTGTCACACCGTGGGGGGATTTAATTATCTGTGAAGATGGTCCAGAAGAGGAATTTTTGATTGGTATAACGCCTGAGGGACATCTCTATAAGTTTGCTCGAAACGCTGGAAATA